A single Campylobacter ureolyticus ACS-301-V-Sch3b DNA region contains:
- a CDS encoding NAD(P)-binding domain-containing protein — protein sequence MQTIYDLAIIGGGPCGLASVVEAKISGINKVLLLEKGSNHSQTIRTFYKENKRVDKEYKGLDSETKGMVKFETGTKEDVLNYFDTLLDSEDIDAFFNTEVEKVKKNEDGLFEIYAPKAHYYAKKVIIAIGRMGKPNKPDYKIPRSLNPVVNFNLDKCGSHEKILVVGGGNSAVEYAISLSSNNIVTLAYRKSNFTRLNAINLKDIAHEERYGNIILRLNSDIESLENEEGKVVVKFKDGKEFVYDRVIYAIGGTTPVDFLKNSDVEIDENGIPIVDENCQTHIKGLYIGGDLITKNGGSIVFALNHSSKIVNHINSL from the coding sequence ATGCAAACAATTTATGACCTTGCCATTATAGGTGGCGGACCGTGTGGGCTAGCCTCGGTTGTGGAGGCCAAAATAAGTGGAATTAATAAAGTCTTACTTCTTGAAAAAGGCTCAAACCACTCTCAAACAATAAGAACTTTTTATAAAGAAAATAAAAGAGTTGATAAAGAATATAAGGGCTTAGATAGCGAAACAAAAGGTATGGTAAAGTTTGAAACTGGCACAAAAGAAGATGTTTTAAACTATTTTGATACCCTTTTGGATAGTGAAGATATTGATGCATTTTTTAATACAGAAGTTGAAAAAGTTAAAAAAAATGAAGATGGATTGTTTGAAATTTATGCTCCAAAAGCTCATTATTACGCTAAAAAAGTAATAATTGCAATAGGAAGAATGGGAAAACCTAATAAGCCTGATTATAAAATTCCAAGGTCACTAAATCCCGTTGTAAATTTTAATCTTGATAAGTGCGGAAGTCATGAAAAGATTTTAGTTGTAGGTGGTGGAAATTCAGCTGTTGAATATGCTATAAGCCTTTCTAGTAATAATATTGTAACACTTGCTTATAGAAAAAGTAATTTTACAAGATTAAATGCGATAAATTTAAAAGATATCGCCCATGAAGAAAGATATGGAAATATTATTTTAAGATTAAACTCAGATATTGAAAGTCTTGAAAATGAAGAGGGAAAAGTTGTTGTTAAATTTAAAGATGGCAAAGAGTTTGTTTATGATAGAGTTATTTATGCCATAGGTGGCACAACTCCGGTTGATTTTTTAAAAAACTCAGATGTTGAAATAGATGAAAATGGTATTCCAATAGTTGATGAAAATTGCCAAACACATATCAAAGGTCTTTATATTGGTGGTGATTTAATAACAAAAAATGGCGGATCAATAGTATTTGCCCTAAATCACTCAAGTAAAATTGTAAATCATATAAACTCTTTATGA
- the hemG gene encoding protoporphyrinogen oxidase, with amino-acid sequence MKIAVIGGGISGLTTAFYLNFFGNSDGDKYDITVFEKEKELGGKMRTKNIKGFLVEEGTNGFLSNRPDTLELLKYAGIENLLLKSNDNARVRFIYKDKLYKMPESAKDFFLSGIMSPLGKIRVACEYFIPQKKDDMEETLQEFGYRRVGKELTETFLDPMVAGVYGSSPDKISVNASFEKITAMEKKYGGLIKAMLAMRAKSAAPSGVLMSFKGGCETLIKEIAKKSNAKIITNFEISKIEKKDDKFILNGDKNLEFDKVIISTPAYRTCELLNKLLPDTSKRLKAIEYTPISVVGLGYENLDHALRGFGLLTTSSSKQPVLGILWDSSIFFDRAPDGKVLLRVMIGGQRDKDLALKDEKTLVELARLGIRNTMGISDEPVMTYVKRHEKGIPNYNLGHLSNVAEIFKDIRQIKGLYLNSNAYKGVAMNDCIKNSRECARDVLQG; translated from the coding sequence ATGAAAATAGCAGTCATCGGCGGAGGGATAAGTGGCTTAACAACAGCTTTTTATCTAAATTTTTTTGGTAATAGCGATGGTGATAAATACGATATAACAGTTTTTGAAAAAGAAAAAGAACTTGGTGGAAAAATGAGAACTAAAAACATAAAAGGGTTTTTAGTTGAAGAAGGAACTAATGGTTTTTTATCAAATAGACCTGATACCTTAGAGCTTTTAAAATATGCAGGCATAGAAAATTTACTTTTAAAGAGTAATGACAATGCAAGAGTTAGATTTATTTATAAAGATAAGCTTTATAAAATGCCAGAGAGTGCAAAAGATTTCTTTTTAAGTGGGATTATGTCGCCACTTGGAAAAATCAGAGTTGCATGTGAGTATTTTATACCGCAAAAAAAAGATGACATGGAAGAAACACTGCAAGAGTTTGGTTATAGAAGAGTTGGAAAAGAATTAACTGAAACTTTTTTAGATCCAATGGTTGCAGGAGTTTATGGCTCAAGTCCTGATAAAATTTCAGTTAATGCAAGTTTTGAGAAGATAACAGCTATGGAAAAAAAATATGGCGGACTTATAAAAGCAATGCTTGCTATGAGAGCCAAAAGTGCTGCTCCAAGTGGAGTTTTAATGAGTTTTAAAGGTGGATGTGAGACTTTAATAAAGGAAATTGCCAAAAAGTCAAACGCTAAGATTATTACGAATTTTGAAATTTCAAAAATAGAAAAAAAAGATGATAAATTTATACTAAATGGTGATAAAAATTTAGAGTTTGATAAAGTTATTATTTCAACTCCTGCTTATAGAACTTGCGAGCTTTTAAACAAGCTTCTTCCAGATACTTCAAAAAGACTAAAAGCTATTGAATACACTCCTATTTCTGTAGTTGGGCTTGGATATGAAAACCTTGATCACGCTTTAAGAGGTTTTGGACTTTTAACAACAAGTTCATCAAAGCAACCAGTGCTGGGAATTTTATGGGATAGCTCGATATTTTTTGATAGAGCACCTGATGGTAAGGTTTTACTTCGCGTTATGATAGGCGGTCAAAGGGATAAAGATCTAGCCTTAAAAGATGAAAAAACATTAGTTGAGCTTGCAAGACTTGGCATAAGAAATACGATGGGAATTTCTGATGAGCCGGTAATGACATACGTAAAAAGACACGAAAAAGGCATACCAAATTATAATTTAGGTCACTTATCAAATGTGGCTGAAATTTTTAAAGATATAAGGCAAATAAAAGGACTTTATTTAAACTCAAACGCCTATAAGGGTGTTGCTATGAATGATTGTATTAAAAATTCACGAGAATGCGCAAGGGATGTTTTACAAGGTTAA
- the truD gene encoding tRNA pseudouridine(13) synthase TruD: MKNEQEIGIFKPLFTLDHSPINVHFSKNSDDFVVREIPLYEFSGEGEHLILNIAKKGLTTFDALHILSDYSGVKMRDFGYAGLKDKEGFTTQFISLPKKFEKNLANFSHESLKITDTFTHKNKLRIGHLSGNSFFIRLKKVSEVDALKLKNALLNLDKNGYANYFGFQRFGKFEDNAKEGEEILSGNLKMKNPKIKNFLISAYQSDLFNKWLSKRVEISKFVRDFNENEINKIYGFDKEIIKDLKLQPNFFKIFNGDVLGHYPHGKLFLCKDLTSEVERFLKRDITPFGLLPGNKAFYSEDLAKNIEDEIYHPSFKFIEKMNGSRRFAWCFLKNVSYKYTPELAQFSMSFELTKGSYATVVLREILHKEIFD; encoded by the coding sequence ATAAAAAACGAGCAAGAAATTGGCATTTTTAAACCACTTTTCACTCTTGATCATTCACCCATAAATGTACATTTTAGTAAAAATTCAGATGATTTTGTAGTTAGAGAAATTCCACTTTATGAATTTAGCGGTGAGGGTGAGCACTTGATACTAAATATCGCTAAAAAAGGACTTACAACTTTTGATGCACTTCATATTTTAAGTGATTACTCAGGCGTTAAAATGAGGGATTTTGGATATGCAGGACTTAAAGATAAAGAGGGTTTTACAACTCAGTTTATCTCACTTCCTAAAAAATTTGAAAAAAACTTAGCAAATTTTTCTCACGAGAGTTTAAAAATAACTGATACTTTTACACATAAAAATAAACTTAGAATCGGTCATTTAAGCGGAAATAGTTTTTTTATAAGACTTAAAAAAGTTAGTGAGGTTGATGCTTTAAAGCTTAAAAATGCTCTTTTAAATTTGGATAAAAATGGCTATGCAAACTATTTTGGCTTTCAAAGATTTGGTAAATTTGAAGATAATGCAAAAGAGGGTGAGGAAATTTTAAGTGGAAATTTAAAGATGAAAAACCCAAAAATTAAAAATTTCTTAATTTCAGCTTATCAAAGTGATCTTTTTAATAAATGGCTTAGCAAAAGAGTTGAAATTTCAAAATTTGTAAGAGATTTTAATGAAAATGAAATAAATAAAATTTATGGATTTGATAAAGAAATTATAAAAGATTTAAAACTTCAACCTAATTTTTTCAAGATTTTTAATGGTGATGTTTTGGGGCATTATCCACATGGAAAACTATTTTTATGCAAAGATTTAACAAGTGAGGTTGAAAGATTTTTAAAGCGCGATATTACTCCTTTTGGCTTGCTTCCTGGAAATAAAGCTTTTTACAGTGAAGATTTAGCTAAAAATATAGAAGATGAAATTTATCATCCTTCATTTAAATTTATTGAAAAAATGAATGGAAGTAGGCGTTTTGCATGGTGTTTTTTAAAAAATGTTAGTTATAAATACACACCTGAATTAGCTCAATTTAGCATGAGTTTTGAACTTACAAAAGGAAGTTATGCAACTGTGGTTTTAAGAGAGATTTTGCATAAAGAAATTTTTGATTAA
- a CDS encoding thiamine-phosphate kinase — MDKESFVISKFSNKFIGDDGAVLGKWVLSKDLFLENSHFKMGWLSFYEIGKKAMSVNLSDAIVMNAKPKFALIGLMLPKNITFKEIDELKNGILDISKQYGVKIIGGDTVKSDILGISVSIISYAKKPIFRKKLKNGELLAFTGNLGESLKGLKTLQRCAKNYKILGKNSRFRNITLRDKFFYNSSKFINSAMDISDGLACDLPKFAKNKNIKFIKKLKKYEFLSGEEYEVLFSFSKKNKFRIINEAKKARIKLTIFGETIDGKYKKRARNWHF; from the coding sequence ATGGATAAAGAAAGTTTTGTAATATCAAAATTTAGTAATAAATTTATCGGAGATGACGGCGCAGTGCTTGGAAAATGGGTTTTAAGCAAGGATCTATTTTTGGAAAATTCCCACTTCAAAATGGGCTGGTTAAGCTTTTATGAAATAGGAAAAAAGGCAATGAGTGTAAATTTAAGCGATGCTATTGTGATGAATGCAAAGCCCAAATTTGCATTAATTGGTTTAATGCTTCCTAAAAATATAACTTTTAAAGAAATTGATGAACTTAAAAATGGAATTTTAGATATTTCAAAACAATACGGAGTTAAGATAATTGGTGGAGATACAGTAAAGTCCGATATTTTAGGAATTAGTGTAAGCATTATATCTTATGCGAAAAAACCAATTTTTAGAAAAAAACTTAAAAATGGTGAGCTATTAGCTTTTACAGGGAATTTAGGAGAAAGTCTAAAAGGACTTAAAACGCTTCAAAGATGTGCGAAAAACTATAAAATTCTTGGAAAAAACTCACGATTTAGAAATATTACTTTAAGGGATAAATTTTTTTACAACTCATCAAAATTCATAAACTCAGCTATGGATATAAGTGACGGGCTTGCGTGTGATTTGCCTAAATTCGCAAAAAATAAAAATATTAAATTTATAAAAAAGCTTAAAAAATACGAGTTTTTAAGTGGTGAAGAGTATGAGGTGCTTTTTAGTTTTAGTAAAAAAAACAAATTTAGAATCATAAACGAGGCTAAAAAAGCTAGGATAAAACTTACTATTTTTGGAGAAACAATAGATGGAAAATATAAAAAACGAGCAAGAAATTGGCATTTTTAA
- a CDS encoding SDR family NAD(P)-dependent oxidoreductase, which yields MKLKDKVAIITGATSGIGAKISETFIKNGAKVLIIARHKNEELIKNLGKNAKFFSADITDENSVKEIYKFAIKSFGKIDILVNNAGITGPTKPSFELSFDEWSEVINLNINGTFLMSKYALLEMIKQKSGNIVNIASVLGMVASEAFSVYSTSKGAIIAMTKQDALSVAKFNVRVNSISPGTIKTNAVANLEKQIGNEAFDEMFNKPHPLGGVGSVEDVANAALFLASDEAKWITGANLVVDGGFTIK from the coding sequence ATGAAATTAAAAGATAAAGTCGCTATTATAACTGGTGCAACAAGTGGAATTGGTGCAAAAATATCTGAAACTTTTATAAAAAACGGAGCTAAAGTTTTAATCATAGCAAGACATAAAAACGAAGAGCTTATTAAAAATCTTGGGAAAAATGCAAAATTTTTTAGCGCTGATATAACAGATGAAAACAGTGTAAAAGAAATCTATAAATTTGCCATAAAAAGCTTTGGGAAAATTGATATTTTGGTAAACAATGCAGGAATTACAGGTCCGACAAAACCATCATTTGAACTTAGCTTTGATGAATGGAGCGAGGTAATAAACTTAAATATAAATGGTACTTTTTTAATGAGTAAATACGCACTTTTAGAAATGATCAAACAAAAAAGTGGCAATATAGTAAATATCGCCTCCGTTCTTGGAATGGTTGCAAGTGAGGCTTTTAGCGTATATAGCACAAGCAAAGGCGCGATAATAGCCATGACAAAACAAGATGCTTTAAGTGTGGCAAAGTTTAATGTAAGAGTTAATTCAATATCTCCTGGAACCATAAAAACTAATGCCGTGGCAAATTTAGAAAAACAAATCGGAAATGAGGCGTTTGATGAGATGTTTAACAAACCTCATCCACTCGGCGGTGTTGGAAGCGTAGAAGATGTGGCAAATGCAGCGTTATTTTTAGCAAGTGATGAAGCAAAGTGGATAACAGGAGCAAATTTAGTCGTTGATGGTGGATTTACAATAAAATGA
- the metK gene encoding methionine adenosyltransferase, translating into MYLFTSEVVSPGHPDKCADIIADSIVDEVLGKDKDARLASEVFVAGNHIVIGGEVKSKIKFSQSDYENIVKNALLNIGYSANPHFTKEQCLHLDDIEVHVFLNEQSPDISTGVDQSSGEIGAGDQGIMFGFASNETKEFMPAAITYARLLCDKVYEYAKAHPHELGVDIKTQVTLDYGSKDNFENCKPLKIHTIVVSAPCVESMSIEKVRELISGLIDEAGLPKELFNKDETIIYINPTGRYVNHSSLHDSGLTGRKLIVDSFGGYSPIGGGAQSSKDYTKVDRSGLYAARWIAKHIVAANLAKKCIVQLSYAIGVARPVSVSVDCMGTHVKGVSDEILSNFVLENFPLTPKWITDKFGLDKPSKDTFLYANVAAHGQVGNPDYPWEKLDSLEFFKNILK; encoded by the coding sequence ATGTATTTATTTACATCAGAAGTTGTAAGTCCTGGTCATCCTGATAAATGCGCTGATATTATAGCTGATAGCATTGTAGATGAGGTTTTAGGAAAAGATAAAGATGCAAGACTTGCAAGTGAGGTTTTCGTTGCAGGAAACCATATAGTAATAGGCGGTGAAGTCAAATCAAAAATAAAATTTAGTCAAAGTGATTATGAAAATATTGTAAAAAATGCACTTTTAAACATAGGTTATAGTGCAAATCCACACTTTACAAAAGAGCAGTGTCTTCACCTAGATGATATCGAAGTTCATGTATTTTTAAACGAACAAAGTCCTGATATAAGTACCGGAGTTGATCAAAGCTCAGGTGAAATAGGAGCTGGAGATCAAGGTATAATGTTTGGTTTTGCAAGCAATGAAACAAAAGAATTTATGCCAGCGGCTATCACTTATGCTAGACTTTTATGCGATAAAGTTTATGAATATGCAAAAGCTCATCCTCATGAGCTTGGAGTTGATATCAAAACTCAAGTAACGCTTGATTACGGCTCAAAAGATAATTTTGAAAACTGCAAGCCTTTAAAGATACATACTATCGTTGTTTCAGCTCCGTGTGTTGAGAGCATGAGTATTGAAAAAGTTAGGGAGTTAATAAGCGGTTTGATCGATGAAGCAGGACTTCCAAAAGAGCTTTTTAATAAAGATGAAACTATAATTTATATAAATCCAACAGGTAGATATGTAAATCATTCAAGCCTTCATGATAGCGGACTAACCGGTAGAAAACTTATAGTTGATAGTTTTGGTGGATATTCGCCAATTGGTGGTGGAGCACAGTCTAGTAAAGACTATACAAAAGTTGATAGAAGTGGACTTTATGCTGCAAGATGGATCGCAAAGCATATAGTTGCTGCAAATTTGGCTAAAAAATGCATTGTTCAGTTAAGCTATGCTATTGGTGTGGCAAGACCAGTTTCAGTTAGTGTTGATTGTATGGGAACGCATGTAAAAGGCGTTAGCGATGAAATTTTATCAAATTTTGTATTAGAGAATTTCCCTCTAACTCCAAAGTGGATAACTGATAAATTTGGACTTGATAAACCTAGTAAAGATACTTTTTTATACGCAAATGTTGCAGCTCATGGACAAGTTGGAAACCCAGACTATCCATGGGAAAAACTTGATAGTTTAGAGTTTTTTAAAAATATATTAAAATAA
- a CDS encoding metallophosphoesterase yields the protein MLKIENFDENIFDKIYVFGDLHGNYDLFIKMLEKIKFTKDDLIVILGDSCDRGNKTADLYYKYKELMENGYTIKHILGNHEIMMYKGGFCNDIAIKRIWRLSGGKNTELSFRKYPKFKSVWHGLDGEESLKWLKEWLEKMPHILISQSYIFVHAGYDGRVVEQNEDFVLWSRESFWDYNTTGKEIYHGHTPSVINQIHKRPNNVYSMDVGANFCKNLKILEIKSKTEFEVEI from the coding sequence GTGCTAAAAATAGAAAATTTCGATGAGAATATATTTGATAAAATTTATGTTTTTGGAGATCTTCATGGAAATTATGATTTGTTTATTAAAATGCTTGAAAAGATAAAATTTACAAAAGATGATTTAATTGTGATTTTAGGTGATAGTTGCGATAGAGGCAATAAAACTGCTGATTTATACTATAAATATAAAGAGCTTATGGAAAATGGATATACAATAAAACATATCCTTGGAAATCATGAAATTATGATGTATAAAGGTGGATTTTGTAATGATATAGCAATAAAAAGAATTTGGAGATTAAGCGGTGGTAAAAATACAGAGTTATCTTTTAGAAAATATCCTAAATTTAAAAGTGTTTGGCATGGATTAGATGGCGAAGAAAGCTTAAAATGGCTAAAAGAGTGGCTTGAGAAAATGCCTCATATTTTAATCTCACAAAGCTATATTTTTGTTCATGCTGGATATGATGGGCGAGTTGTTGAACAAAATGAGGATTTTGTGCTTTGGAGTAGGGAGAGTTTTTGGGATTATAATACTACTGGTAAGGAAATCTATCACGGACACACACCAAGCGTAATAAATCAAATCCACAAACGACCTAATAATGTTTATAGTATGGATGTTGGAGCTAACTTTTGTAAAAATTTAAAGATACTTGAAATTAAAAGCAAAACTGAGTTTGAGGTTGAAATTTGA
- a CDS encoding NAD+ synthase, which translates to MDFKNLEKDLLIFLDKNLKATGRKNFILGVSGGLDSAVVSVLCKKVAPTYAKIMPTNSSNQANLDDAINHCKKFDINYEICPIDKLIKTYEKIFLNKKISTHRIGNLSARIRMMVLYDLSEELDAVVVGTSNLSELMLGYGTIFGDLACAFNPIGEIFKTEIFEFAKFLKIDEKIISKKPSADLFEGQSDEQDLGYDYETLDKVLKKIYDDGLSFKELCEIFDESLVKFITSKIEQNSFKRRMPKIANIRKSSANTIF; encoded by the coding sequence ATGGATTTTAAAAATTTAGAAAAAGATTTATTGATTTTTTTAGACAAAAACCTAAAAGCCACAGGTAGAAAAAATTTTATTTTAGGAGTTAGTGGCGGGCTTGATTCAGCTGTTGTTTCTGTGCTTTGTAAAAAGGTAGCTCCAACATATGCAAAAATAATGCCCACAAACTCATCAAATCAAGCAAATTTAGATGATGCGATAAATCACTGCAAAAAATTTGATATAAACTATGAAATTTGCCCAATTGACAAACTAATAAAAACTTATGAAAAAATCTTTTTAAATAAAAAAATCTCTACTCATAGAATTGGAAATTTATCTGCTAGAATTAGAATGATGGTTTTATATGATCTTAGCGAAGAACTTGATGCTGTCGTTGTAGGAACTTCAAATTTAAGTGAGTTAATGCTTGGATATGGAACTATTTTTGGTGATTTGGCATGTGCATTTAATCCTATTGGAGAAATTTTTAAAACTGAAATTTTTGAATTTGCCAAATTTTTAAAGATAGATGAAAAAATCATTTCTAAAAAACCATCAGCTGATCTTTTTGAAGGTCAAAGTGATGAACAAGATCTTGGGTATGATTATGAAACTTTGGATAAAGTACTTAAAAAAATTTATGATGATGGATTAAGCTTTAAAGAACTTTGTGAGATTTTTGATGAGAGTTTAGTTAAATTTATAACTTCTAAAATAGAGCAAAATAGCTTTAAAAGGCGTATGCCAAAAATTGCAAATATAAGGAAAAGTAGTGCAAATACCATTTTTTAG
- a CDS encoding DegT/DnrJ/EryC1/StrS family aminotransferase: protein MQIPFFRPQITDDEKSSINQILDDPTFDAVLSFENEVKNFFNSKYAISTNNGTTAQRLALRAMDIKRADKIICSVNSFPGTAEVIRHFDAEPIFTDINESDFNMNIESLEAVLQKHNHKKLKAIFVSHIAGQSADLNSIYELAKKFDLKVIDDASNGVGAMYNNAKIGSINDSFISTFQLNPQFKKAVATAGFFTTNDEKIASKAKLIRNHAIVTNTQKDGSLDYIYDVVDIGEKYDLSGVCAAFASSWFKKIPNFIKRRKEIAQIYNEELKNCPHVTTPVAKKDHIYTQYIIKIDRNRDDFARKLKEVGVNVSLHYIPLYLLSYYKQKYGHKVNDFPIALKTYQQILSLPIYADLSDEEAHYVCEKVKFVASKHV, encoded by the coding sequence GTGCAAATACCATTTTTTAGACCACAAATTACAGATGATGAAAAAAGTAGTATAAATCAAATCTTAGATGATCCAACATTTGATGCGGTACTAAGTTTTGAAAATGAAGTTAAAAATTTTTTTAACTCCAAATACGCTATTTCTACAAACAACGGCACAACCGCTCAACGCCTTGCTTTAAGAGCTATGGACATAAAAAGAGCAGATAAAATAATTTGCTCTGTAAATTCATTCCCAGGCACAGCTGAAGTTATAAGACATTTTGATGCAGAGCCAATTTTTACAGATATTAATGAATCTGATTTTAATATGAATATTGAAAGCTTAGAAGCTGTTTTGCAAAAACACAATCATAAAAAATTAAAAGCTATTTTTGTATCTCATATCGCAGGTCAAAGTGCTGATTTAAATAGTATTTATGAACTTGCTAAAAAATTTGATTTAAAAGTCATAGATGATGCAAGTAACGGCGTAGGAGCTATGTATAATAATGCAAAAATAGGCTCTATAAATGACTCATTTATCTCAACTTTTCAGCTAAATCCACAATTTAAAAAAGCAGTTGCAACAGCTGGATTTTTCACAACAAATGATGAAAAAATTGCTTCAAAAGCAAAACTTATAAGAAATCATGCAATAGTTACAAATACTCAAAAAGATGGAAGTTTGGATTATATTTATGATGTTGTTGATATTGGTGAAAAGTATGATTTAAGTGGAGTTTGCGCAGCTTTTGCCTCATCTTGGTTTAAAAAAATACCAAATTTCATAAAAAGGCGAAAAGAAATAGCTCAAATTTATAACGAAGAGCTTAAAAACTGCCCTCATGTAACTACTCCAGTAGCAAAAAAAGATCACATTTATACTCAATACATCATAAAAATAGATAGAAATAGAGATGATTTTGCAAGAAAACTAAAAGAAGTCGGAGTAAATGTCTCACTTCATTATATTCCACTTTATTTACTTTCATACTATAAACAAAAATACGGACATAAAGTAAATGACTTTCCAATAGCTTTAAAAACTTATCAACAAATTTTATCTTTACCAATTTATGCTGATTTAAGTGATGAAGAGGCACATTATGTCTGCGAAAAAGTAAAATTTGTAGCAAGCAAACATGTCTAA
- a CDS encoding tetraacyldisaccharide 4'-kinase produces the protein MSKKNFHNWVNKYFYSPNFWQKFIAKLLLPLSYIYAFIVIIKKILSKEKDLNIKIISVGNLIIGGSGKTPLTLALYKHFSKNYKTFIILRGYKRSSKGLVEVCIDNKILVDVKQSGDEAMEYALNSANVIVSENRINAIQKAKSLGANLIILDDGFSKFNIKKFNILLKPPIRPYFNFALPSGAYRYPLFFYKFGDFIVENSENKKRSFIENETKNMVLVTAIANPKRLKEHFNKCIGKEFFPDHHAFTKDELSQILEKYNATSLLVTMKDYVKIKDFGLPTSIIKLEISLSQTLIKAISNYIK, from the coding sequence ATGTCTAAAAAAAATTTTCACAACTGGGTAAACAAATACTTTTACTCACCAAATTTTTGGCAAAAATTCATTGCAAAACTACTGCTTCCACTAAGCTATATTTATGCTTTTATAGTAATTATTAAAAAAATTTTAAGCAAAGAAAAAGATCTAAATATAAAAATAATAAGTGTTGGAAATTTAATAATTGGAGGAAGTGGAAAAACCCCATTAACGCTTGCACTTTATAAACATTTTAGTAAAAATTATAAAACATTTATAATTTTAAGAGGATATAAAAGATCTTCTAAAGGCTTAGTTGAAGTTTGCATTGATAATAAAATTTTAGTTGATGTAAAACAAAGTGGTGATGAGGCTATGGAATATGCACTAAATAGCGCAAATGTAATAGTTAGCGAAAATAGGATAAATGCAATACAAAAAGCTAAAAGCTTAGGAGCAAATTTAATTATTCTAGATGATGGGTTTTCTAAATTTAATATTAAGAAATTTAATATTTTACTAAAACCACCGATTAGACCATATTTTAACTTTGCTTTACCAAGTGGAGCTTATAGATATCCACTGTTTTTTTATAAATTTGGAGACTTTATAGTAGAAAATAGCGAAAACAAAAAGCGCTCTTTTATAGAAAATGAAACTAAAAATATGGTTTTAGTAACCGCAATTGCAAATCCGAAGCGCTTAAAAGAGCATTTTAATAAATGTATTGGAAAAGAATTTTTCCCAGATCATCATGCTTTTACAAAAGATGAACTTTCTCAAATTTTAGAAAAATATAATGCAACTTCACTTCTAGTGACAATGAAAGATTATGTTAAAATCAAAGATTTTGGTTTGCCAACTTCAATTATAAAACTTGAAATTTCGCTTAGTCAAACTCTTATAAAAGCTATTTCAAATTACATAAAGTAA
- a CDS encoding monooxygenase gives MVILQVLFDYKGGFGDEMYKECKDLANSINQEKGFLWKIWTENKDDKKAGGIYAFDNEENAKNYITMHKKRLSDFGVASNFTYEILNTNDELSQITNFKTK, from the coding sequence ATGGTAATTTTGCAAGTATTGTTTGATTATAAAGGCGGTTTTGGCGATGAGATGTATAAAGAGTGTAAAGATTTAGCAAATTCAATAAATCAAGAAAAAGGCTTTTTATGGAAAATTTGGACAGAAAACAAAGACGATAAAAAAGCTGGTGGAATATATGCATTTGATAATGAAGAAAATGCTAAAAACTATATCACAATGCATAAAAAAAGACTTTCTGATTTTGGTGTGGCGTCAAATTTCACTTACGAAATTTTAAACACAAACGATGAATTAAGTCAAATTACAAATTTTAAAACAAAATAA